DNA sequence from the Roseofilum casamattae BLCC-M143 genome:
TAATTTCTCGGGCGAGTTCAATGGCGCGAGAAGCATAGCGCAAAATCTGCGTGCCTTCGGGACGAGAAATTTCTTCAAAGAACCAACCGCAACTGGTGAACATGAGTAGGGCATGGCGCTGCATTTCTAGCAAACGCAAGGCGCTGACTCGCTCGTAGTCGTCCAGGGGATGGGTTTGGTGACGAGTGAGGAAGTTAGTAACGCTCTCGGGGAAGCGATCGCTGATAATAGCAATATATTCGTCTCGCACCGCCCAGGGATCTTTGAAGAACTGGTGGCCGTCCGTTTCGTAAATTTCGATCAGGCGATCGCGCAAATGGTTTAAGCTATCCCGTAGAGGTCTGCGCCATTTTTGCTGCAACCCCCCTCCAGAACCACAACCGCAGTCGTCTTGCCACCGATCCACTCCATGAGCGCAACTCCAAGCAGTGACGGGTTTGAGCTGCACTTCCCAGGTGGGAGGATGTTGATTGAGGTAGTGGCTGTAGTTAGTGACGCTCCATCCTCGTTCCGGGAATTCTCGCAAGAAAGCATAGGCTAAGGTTTTTTCCGTACCACCTTTGTGGTGGCCGAAGGTTTCGCCATCGGTAGCTACGGAGAGTATTTGACTGGGACGATTATCTCCTTGAATGGCTTGTGCTAAACGGGTTCCTAAGTGGTTGGAGCTGCTCAGCACGTCGCTAAATCCCATATCGCGGGAAATGGGGCCGTCGTAGAAGAAGATATCTAGGTAGCGGCCGTCTTCGATAAAACAACGATAGGGACGGGTGGGGTCAATTTGCGATCCCCCAACTTCCTGCCATTCGGGATCGGGAGTTTCTGAGGTGGGTAGCGGACGGCAGCGTTGAGCTTGGGAGGGAGCGAGGATGGTAAATTTAATGCCTTCATTAATTAAAGCCGTCACCGTCGGATAATCGATCGCAGTTTCGGCAAGCCACATGCCTTCGGGATCGCGGCCGAATCGGGATTTGAAGTCGAATTTTCCCCAGCGAATTTGGGTGATTTTGTCCCGTTCGTTGGCCAGGGGCATAATGATGTGATTGTAGACTTGCGCGATCGCATTCCCATGGCCGTTTAAGCGGTGACAACTTTGGCGATCGGCGTCAATAATTCGTTGATAAACTTGAGGATCGTAGCGCTCTAACCACGCCATTAATGTTGCGCCAATATTGAAACTGAGATACTCGTAATTATTAACAATACCAATAATTTCTCCCCGGTCATTCAGCACTCTGGCAAAGGCGTTGGGGCGATAGCATTCGCGAGCAATTCGTTCGTTCCAGTTGTGATACGGAGCGGCACTGGGCTGCCGTTCGATTTCGTTGAGATACGGATTTTCGCGAGGTGGTTGGTAAAAATGACCGTGAATCGTTACGGAGATTCCTAGATCCGTTTTAGGTAATGATTCTTGATATTGCTTGCGATCTAAGTCTTTCTGCAGATCGGGCGGCGAAGCTTGAGGAAAGGAGACAGTGTTCGGAAAGATACTGCCATCGGTTAGAGCTTGAGAAATAGATTCCACGGTGGCGATCGCCTCCAAAACAAACTTTATGCGGCTCTGCTCGTCATGAAACTTAACATCAGGATTGACAGTATTATGCTGTGTTTCATTGACTTAGAAACCTTACTCAGTCTATCCTAGAAACTAAACTCTGACCGTCAAAAAAATCTAAAGATATACTTAATTTCTAGCGATCGAGTTAACAAATTCCCGATTGCCTATTTCTCATTCCTCATTGACCCAGTCATGGATAAATCGATTCTCGATCGCGATCGCTATTGGCTCTACAATGCGCAAATTCCATTATCCTTATTCCTTCCTGACACCGGACAGGCGACGGTTATTCCCAATCTAGATAACTTAGTCCGAGTCGATCTGGAAATTAATCGCGGCTTAATCTCTAATATTCGTCCCGTTAGCAATCGCAACGCACCGGGAATTAATCTTAACGGCGGTCAAATTTGGTGTTGTTTTGTTGACGTTCATACTCATTTGGATAAAGGACATATTTGGGAGCGAACGCGCAATCTAGATGGAACGTTTTCTGGGGCAATTGCCAGCAGTACGGAGGATGCCGAACGCTATTGGAATGGCGAAGATATTTATCACCGCATGTCTTTTGGTTTGCGATGCAGTTATGCTTATGGAACCCAAGCCATACGCACCCATTTGGATATGAGAGGCGAGAAAACTGACGAAAGTTGGGATGTATTTTCAGCTTTACGTCATGAATGGTCTGGCAAAATTGAGTTGCAAGGCGTTCTATTTGGGCTGTTAGATGATGTTATGAGTCCTTTAGGAGAAAAATCAAGCGATCGCATTGCAACTATGGGCGGTATTTTAGGAGGAGTGCTCTTTATGAATCCAGATTTAGACCGCCAACTCGATCGCCTTTTTGCTATGGCAAGCGATCGTAATTTAGATTTGGATTTACACGTTGATGAAAGTCTCGATCCTAATTCTCGAACGCTATATTATGTCGCGCGAGCTGCCTTAAGAAATAACTTTACAGGACAAATTACTTGCGGTCATTGTTGCAGTTTAAGCGTCCAGTCTCCAGATGTTGTGAAAGAAACCCTGGATCTGGTGAAAGCTGCTAATATTGCGATTGTGAGCTTGCCGATGTGCAATCTCTATTTGCAAAACCGACATCCGGGACAAACCCCGAGAGCGCGGGGAGTGACCTTACTGAAAGAGATAAGCGATCGCAATATTCCAGTTATGGTAGCTTCTGATAATTGCCGCGATCCCTTTTTTGGATTTGGCGATCATGATGGTTTAGAGGTGTTTCAACAAGCCGTCCGCATTGCTCATTTAGATACGCCTTATGGAAATTGGCCGAATGCGATCGCAACCACTCCAGGAGAAATAATGAACTTGGTAAATTCCGTAGCAATTGGCGTAGGTTTACCGGCAAATTTAATTTTGTTCAAAGGACGGGGATTTAGCGAATTACTCTCTCGTCCGCAGTGCGATCGCGTTGTTTTACGGCAGGGAAAACCTATCGATACGACTTTACCCGATTATGCCGAATTAGACGATTTAATGAGATAGTTGTCGTTACCTATAACTTAATCTCAGTTAAGTGATTATTGTCCGACTTAAGAATTAGTTTACTGTATCTAAAAAATGCTATAATCCAATGGTATAGTATTTCAACCTTATCCCCATGGAATTTATTAACCCGAAAACAGATTATGCATTTAAAAAGATATTTGGCTCAGCTCAAAGCAAGCCTATTTTAATTAGCTTTCTCAATGCATTGCTCTATGCCGGCAATTCGACAATCCAAGATCTGGAAATCATCAACCCCAACTTACCTCCTCAAATTGAAGGACTGAAAGACACTTACTTAGATGTCAAAGCCAAACTCAGTAATGGTACCTTAATCATCATTGAGATGCAAGTATTGAATGTAGATTCGTTTGGCAAGCGAGTGCTATTCAATGCGGCGAAAACTTATGCCTTTCAACTGCAAAAAGGTGAAGGTTATCGAATGCTCAAGCCGGTGATTGCTTTAACGATTACTGATTTCGAGATGTTTGCCGAACAAGAACAACTTATTTCGCGCTTTATTTATCGGGAAAAAGATAAAGGCTGGAATTACACTGAAAACGAAATGGAGTTAGTCTTTGTCGAATTAACAAAATTTACCAAAAAACTGGAGGAACTGGAAACCCTAGCCGACAAGTGGATTTATTTTATTAAATACGCGCGATCGCTAACATCAATTCCCGAACCATTTGATGATATTCCAGAACTGCATCAAGCCTTTGATATTGCCAATCAAGCGAGTTTAACGGCAGAAGAATTAGACAACTTAGAACGCCAGGAAATGTTTATTCACGACCAACAAGGTGCGATCGCTTTCGGACGGCGCGAAGGACGGCAAGAGGGACGGCAAGAAGGACGGCAAGAGGGACGGCAAGAGGGACGGCAAGAAGAAAAATATGATATTGCTCGAAATTTATTGGGTCAACTCAATGATGAAGCTATTGCTGGAGCAACAGGACTGAGTGTGGAAACTATTGCCACATTACGTCAGGAAATGACTAATAGCTAGGTTATCAATTTTTCCTACTCAAAGGACTAAAGATAGACCTGCAATAATTGGCAAGTTTGCTCGCCGGTACGCGACCAACTAAATTCTTTGGCTCGCTGTAAACTGGCCTGACAAAGACGATCGCGAAATTGATGATTTTCAACAACATTTTGCATCGCCTCAGCTATCTCGGAAACGGAATAGGGATCGACTAAAATTGCTGCATCGCCGGTAATTTCTGGCAGGGAAGAACAGTTAGAAGTAATGACCGGAATACCGCAACCCATGGCCTCCAATACTGGTAAGCCAAAGCCTTCCCACAAACTGGGAAAGACGATCGCGATCGCCCGATTAATAATTGTTAATAATTCTTCCGCAGAAACATAGTCGCGAAACCGAACGCGATCGCTAATTCCCAACTCTTGCACGCGATCGCATAAACTGGGAGTATAACGGCGATCGCTCGGCCCGACTAACCATAACTCGCAGTCCCCATCTTTCGGAAGTTTGGCAAAGGCTTCGAGCAACCGATGCAGGTTTTTATAGCTCGCATGTCGTCCCACATATAAGAAATAATTGGAGCGCGGCAAATGTAGGGGTTTGAATTGTTCTTGGTTATAACCCAAGAGAATAGGCGTTATCCGCTCCCCTGGAATCTGAAAAAAATCCATAATATCGCTCGCCGTTGCCCGAGAATTGCAGATAATATGAGTAGCGTCGTGCAACACTTGCGGCAGATAATACTGGCAGTAAGCATTCATCGGCGAAAAGCGCTCCGGAAACCGTAAGGGAATCAGATCGTGTACCATGACAACCGTACGACAATTTTGGTATAATGGAGCTTCGGGTAAAGGAGAAAAGAGTAAGTGCGATCGCAATTTCCGGTAAATTTTCCCTAACTTAAATTGCGTCCACAATAACCGCCGCAAATGGCCTCGCGCGCCCTGTTCCGGAGTCATTCTATTGGGAATCGAGTAATGAGTGAATCCCGAAATAGTTTTCGCAGCCAACAGAGTCGGATTGAGAGGAGCCAGATAGGGGAGAATATTTGAACTATAGGTGCTAATTCCCGTCGGTTTATCCATTAATGCTGCCAGATTAATCAGAAGAGAATTAGACATAGTTGAGCGCGATCGAAACTGAAAGAGAAATGGAAAGACACCAAACGTTTTAAATTTTATCTTAATACCGAAAAAACGAGAATAGTATTATTATACAGCTTTATGGGAATCAAAGCGGCAAGGGATTGGGTGGATGACTTGCGGATTAATTTCTCGAGTTCGCGCGATCGAAATTGGATTTGACACTTGAAGCTTGTAGAGTGTAAAATGATTGAATAAATATCCAATCCATCAATATAATGATGATGGCGCAAAAGAAAGTTTTATTTATCATTGGAGCCGGTCACTGTGGTTCGAGCCTTCTGGCTCTAATTTTAGGGAGCCATTCTCATTGCTTTTCCGCCGGAGAACTGAGCAATCTCCCAAATCGCTACAGAAAAGGATTGTATATAGACTGCGTGAACTGTAATTCCGAGTTTTGGGATAGCACATTTGGAGAATCCGGTCTGAAGCAGCTCTCTATTGGGTTAGGGGATACTCGTGCCACTCCTTATATTCCGTTAAAGCTAGAAAAAGCAGTTCGCGAATTCCTCGGACAAGATCGAATTTTTCGACCCTACAGCGTTTTACTCTCTAACGTCAGAAAAGACGTTCTTATCGATGCCAGTAAATATTATCTTTGGGTCGATCGAAAGACTCAAACGAAAGAATTTACCAGTGGCGCAGTTCGACCTTACCTATTACATTTGATGCGAGATGGACGAGCTGTCGTTAATTCCTATTTGCGCAAATATCCTGACAAAGATATTTCTGAATTTACGCAAGAGTGGATGGAGAAAACCAAACAACGGCAGGCATTTTACAATACATTCGATCGCGGCGAAAAGATTCAAGTTGCATACGAAGCCCTAGCTAGCGATCCTCAAACGATAGTAACTGAGATTTGCCAATTTTTGGGTATAGAGTTTGCTCCCGATATGCTGAACTATTGGAAATACCCCCATCACGATATTTCCGGTAATGATGGTACTTATTCCTTAGTCAGACGCTATAACCAGCAGCAAGCATTGGCAAAAATCGAACAGACTCATGGTGACTATTACAAAAAAATGGATTTAGGCATTAGACTCGATCTGCGATGGAAAACGGAGTTATCGCCAGAAAAATTAGAAGCTTTTAATCGCGTGGCAGGCAAGTTTAATCAAGCCTATGCCTGGGAATAACAGCGACAAGCGATCGCGCGGGCTAAAGTTTTCGTTAATCTCAAATTCAATCATTCTGGAATGTAGTCTTTGCGATCGCTTTAAATTTTAAATAAATCTTAAGAAAACTGATTCATTATCCTGATTTATCCTATAAACTGAGTGGATACATTATTGCAACGATCGACTCTGACTTATGATAGGTCGGGACAGCTCATTGATTAAGTATCAAAATCTCCGAAACACTCAAGGATTAATTAGGATAAGTTTAAATGGCTAGTAAGAATCTCGAACCCACCAAATATGCCCAGCATCGGTACAATATTACCCAACCTGTTGATTTTGATGTAGCCATCAATTATGGAGCAGCATTAATGGCGATCGCCGGAGCAGATGGCGAACTTGCCGAAGCCGAATTTCAGTGGTATGTTGACGAGCAAGAACTGTTGCTCAAAAATCCAGAGGAATATGTTGAAACCTTGCGTAAATTGGACTGGAAATCTGTAAATTTCGAGGAAGTTCTCGGCGGTATTAGCTATACTTTTCCGCTCAATTTTCGGCGTTCCATGTTATACCAAGCTATTAAAATGAGCCGTGCTGATGGAGCATACCACGATCGCGAGAAAGCTGCAGTTGCGAAAGCAGCAGAAATTTTAGGCATTGAACGCAGCGTCGTTGTCAGCTTGGAATCAATGGCAGAGTTAGAAGATGCTAGCGAACGGTTGAGACTGGCCTTGTTTGAAACAGAGGTCTAACTCGAGCGATCTTCTGTTTCTTGCTTGACAACTAGTCATATCAATCTGGTATCCTCTGAAGCAGTATAGAAACTGTTTTCAGAGGGTTTTCAATGAAAATGGAGACAGGAAAACTTGGTTCCCCTAGATACTGAAAATGAGTACCCAAGAAACGATAGTTCAAAATATAGATTGGAACCAATTTTCCATAGAACAGTTAAAACAGATTCAATCTGAAGTTTGTAAAGCAATTTACCAAAAACAATCATCCTCAAAGTTAACGTCTCCAACAACGAGTCAAGCTGGCAATTATAAAGTCTCTGTTGCGAAAGTCTTTCCCAGACCTCTCCGTCATTCACTGACTGACTATCAAAACTGTATTTTCTTAATTAGCCTCGGCAGCAAAAATGTTACCCATAGTAACCGGCTAAAAGCATGTATTGAGTGGATTAGTCAAAATTTCCAAACTTGTACGGTTGTGGTTGTAGATAGTATT
Encoded proteins:
- a CDS encoding cytosine deaminase — encoded protein: MDKSILDRDRYWLYNAQIPLSLFLPDTGQATVIPNLDNLVRVDLEINRGLISNIRPVSNRNAPGINLNGGQIWCCFVDVHTHLDKGHIWERTRNLDGTFSGAIASSTEDAERYWNGEDIYHRMSFGLRCSYAYGTQAIRTHLDMRGEKTDESWDVFSALRHEWSGKIELQGVLFGLLDDVMSPLGEKSSDRIATMGGILGGVLFMNPDLDRQLDRLFAMASDRNLDLDLHVDESLDPNSRTLYYVARAALRNNFTGQITCGHCCSLSVQSPDVVKETLDLVKAANIAIVSLPMCNLYLQNRHPGQTPRARGVTLLKEISDRNIPVMVASDNCRDPFFGFGDHDGLEVFQQAVRIAHLDTPYGNWPNAIATTPGEIMNLVNSVAIGVGLPANLILFKGRGFSELLSRPQCDRVVLRQGKPIDTTLPDYAELDDLMR
- a CDS encoding TerB family tellurite resistance protein, which translates into the protein MASKNLEPTKYAQHRYNITQPVDFDVAINYGAALMAIAGADGELAEAEFQWYVDEQELLLKNPEEYVETLRKLDWKSVNFEEVLGGISYTFPLNFRRSMLYQAIKMSRADGAYHDREKAAVAKAAEILGIERSVVVSLESMAELEDASERLRLALFETEV
- a CDS encoding Rpn family recombination-promoting nuclease/putative transposase, yielding MEFINPKTDYAFKKIFGSAQSKPILISFLNALLYAGNSTIQDLEIINPNLPPQIEGLKDTYLDVKAKLSNGTLIIIEMQVLNVDSFGKRVLFNAAKTYAFQLQKGEGYRMLKPVIALTITDFEMFAEQEQLISRFIYREKDKGWNYTENEMELVFVELTKFTKKLEELETLADKWIYFIKYARSLTSIPEPFDDIPELHQAFDIANQASLTAEELDNLERQEMFIHDQQGAIAFGRREGRQEGRQEGRQEGRQEGRQEEKYDIARNLLGQLNDEAIAGATGLSVETIATLRQEMTNS
- a CDS encoding DUF3536 domain-containing protein, which encodes MQKDLDRKQYQESLPKTDLGISVTIHGHFYQPPRENPYLNEIERQPSAAPYHNWNERIARECYRPNAFARVLNDRGEIIGIVNNYEYLSFNIGATLMAWLERYDPQVYQRIIDADRQSCHRLNGHGNAIAQVYNHIIMPLANERDKITQIRWGKFDFKSRFGRDPEGMWLAETAIDYPTVTALINEGIKFTILAPSQAQRCRPLPTSETPDPEWQEVGGSQIDPTRPYRCFIEDGRYLDIFFYDGPISRDMGFSDVLSSSNHLGTRLAQAIQGDNRPSQILSVATDGETFGHHKGGTEKTLAYAFLREFPERGWSVTNYSHYLNQHPPTWEVQLKPVTAWSCAHGVDRWQDDCGCGSGGGLQQKWRRPLRDSLNHLRDRLIEIYETDGHQFFKDPWAVRDEYIAIISDRFPESVTNFLTRHQTHPLDDYERVSALRLLEMQRHALLMFTSCGWFFEEISRPEGTQILRYASRAIELAREITGIDLEPEFIEQLEKAPSNVELFRTGAGVYHRNVLTAQVSLEQVAAHYAIGSLFNSYSTADKGLNWRDRTNKSNGLSLYCYNVEQRDYQLQRMGALTLAVGEIELTSEIIGEKGHFIFALLHLGGWDFHCCVQTFSNRRAYLQVKESLSHALQRASAASVIVAMERCLGEQTFSLDHLLAQERHRIMMLLSQETLNRVDQLYTQVYRDNYSILRALHRENLPAPRELQVAAEIALSHRCFALLGSLKPDNFASQEGSSVLLELEVIASESANLHCRLNIPEGKDLLERSILVGLLEVLENEDPSTLNADLDRLERLINVGRKLQLGISLAQCQELYFSYLHHRIIPRCFGSLPPAASELDVISEPDTEDIPAPVRLDLPQSRRLLRLGEKLAIDVRVWLERLE
- a CDS encoding glycosyltransferase family 4 protein; this translates as MSNSLLINLAALMDKPTGISTYSSNILPYLAPLNPTLLAAKTISGFTHYSIPNRMTPEQGARGHLRRLLWTQFKLGKIYRKLRSHLLFSPLPEAPLYQNCRTVVMVHDLIPLRFPERFSPMNAYCQYYLPQVLHDATHIICNSRATASDIMDFFQIPGERITPILLGYNQEQFKPLHLPRSNYFLYVGRHASYKNLHRLLEAFAKLPKDGDCELWLVGPSDRRYTPSLCDRVQELGISDRVRFRDYVSAEELLTIINRAIAIVFPSLWEGFGLPVLEAMGCGIPVITSNCSSLPEITGDAAILVDPYSVSEIAEAMQNVVENHQFRDRLCQASLQRAKEFSWSRTGEQTCQLLQVYL
- a CDS encoding sulfotransferase; protein product: MMMAQKKVLFIIGAGHCGSSLLALILGSHSHCFSAGELSNLPNRYRKGLYIDCVNCNSEFWDSTFGESGLKQLSIGLGDTRATPYIPLKLEKAVREFLGQDRIFRPYSVLLSNVRKDVLIDASKYYLWVDRKTQTKEFTSGAVRPYLLHLMRDGRAVVNSYLRKYPDKDISEFTQEWMEKTKQRQAFYNTFDRGEKIQVAYEALASDPQTIVTEICQFLGIEFAPDMLNYWKYPHHDISGNDGTYSLVRRYNQQQALAKIEQTHGDYYKKMDLGIRLDLRWKTELSPEKLEAFNRVAGKFNQAYAWE